From the genome of Solibacillus sp. FSL H8-0538:
TCGACTTGGACGTCGGGATATTCTGCTAAACTCATTTCATATGTAGCGGTTAACATAGTTTCGTCTTCTTGAAAAACACGTACCCAAGGGCGAGCAGGGTTGTCCATATTTTGCTTTGAAACAATTCCGCGGCGTAGATCTGATAGAACAACAATACAGCCATTTGGATAATGGACAATGCTTCGTTTTAAAGCCTCGACAACACGTGCATCATAAATTTTTCCACTCCCACCCTCAATGATAGCAATTCCTTGAGAAGGAAGCATTTTTTCACGGTATACACGGTTTGAAGTAACTGCATCAAACACATCTGCTACACCAATAACTTTGGCAAAAGGATGGATTTCAAAATCAACAATGCCTCGTGGGTAACCACTACCATCAATTCGTTCGTGATGCTGGAACGCACAATGTGCCACTAAGAGTGACACTGAATGTAAATTTCTGAGTAGATCAAAGCCGTAACGTGTATGCTGCTTCATGACCTCAAATTCCTCTGTTGTTAAACGTCCAGGCTTAAATAAAATCTCTGATGGAATGAGTAATTTACCAACATCATGCAGCATGGCGCCAATGCCAATTAACCGTAAATCTTCGTATGAATAACCCATTTCTTTTGCAATCGCGATTGAATAAAGCGTTACTTGAAATGAATGTTGATACAAATATTCATCATATAGATACGCATCCGTTAATACAGTTAGAATTTCTTTACTATCTAAAATCGAATTTAATAAATCTTCAACGATTGATCCAATTACCTTTGATTGTTGATCAAGTACATACGATGCTTGACCCGACTTCACTTGTTTCACGGCAATAAATGAATCTGTAATATTTTTTACAGCTTTAATACGCTTGGCAGGAGAAACCGTTTCCTCTACTTCAATACCTGTTGAAATTTTATCTTCAATGTATAAATAACGTATATTCAACTGCCTTAATCGATCGATAATACGTTCACTGACTACAGCATCTTTTTGCAACAAAGGATGACCAGCTTCATTCCAAATAGTCCTACCAACTACCATGCCTGCTTTAAGAACATTAATTGATATTAGTCGCATCTATATACTTTTCCCCATTCCATCTACTACATTACGTATTATTATAAAGACAAATTTAAAAATATGAAAGTAATGCCAAAAATTTGTTATTTAAATTTCATTTTACACGATTCTCGAAAAATATCACGTAAAAATAATGGTAGAAAATACTCTTTTTTCGCATATTTAAAATTTGGAAAGAAATAACCAAATGTAAATAAATCAAGTGTTGCCAATTTGTATATTTTTTCTGGGTCTGCTACTTGACCATTTACAATGAGTTCTCGTTTGTCATTCATCTTGAAGCTGTACGTTAATAGCTTACCGAAGATGACTCCACGGAAACCAAGTCCTTTAATTTCAAGCAATGGCCATTCTTCATTTTTCGTCTGTAAAAATACTTCTTTTAATTCACTACCAGTTAAATGTAAGACACAAGTATTTATCGGATGTGGTAAAATTTTGTGAATATCATAAGCGGAAATATCTCCTTTATTCATATCTTCCACAAAAATACCCGCATTAAACATGGCACAGTCAGCCTGCGTATAATCTAATAGTGCATGGGCGAATAGATTGGATAGCTGTGAGCGGTGAAACCATTCTTTAAAATACGTTTTCGTCGTCGTAAAGTATGGTTGCTCGAGCAATGTTTTGGCGTGTTCATGTAGCGTATTTAGCCACGCCGTTTCTCCGTCTACTTCAGGCAATAATGCATTTTCGTAAAGTGTATCCAGCTTGTCCACAATGCACTTGCTATCATGATCAAATTCAATTGTCAAATGCCCTATAAATTGGCCAAATTTCCCTCCACCTGTAAGTAATACGTCGTTCACTAGCTTGCCTTCAGGTAAAATATGATGTGTATGAGAGCCGAAAATTACGTCTATAGCTGCACATTCCTTTGCAAGTAACTCATCTTCTGTAATACCTAAATGCGATAAGCATAAAATAATATCTACTTGGTCACGCAAGCTTATTGCCAGTTCGATTAACTTTGCACGCGGCTCGCTCACTTCCCAATTTAGCGCCCGGTAAAATGCATCAAATTGAGCTGTGGCACCAATGACCGCTATTTTCGTGCCAAACTTTGTCGTTAAGATCGTATAAGGCTTGAGCCACTGAGGATTTTCGCCGTCTAAAGCTTGTAAATTAGCAACGACCACCTCAAATTCCGCCTCTGCATAAAGTGTTCGTAGCTCTTCGTAAGACAGTGTAATGCCTTCGTTATTGCCAATTGTGACAACATCATATTGGGCAGCATTTAGGATTTCGACATTACCCCGCCCAAGCGTCGCCTCTGTATAAATATTCGAACGATCCATATGATCACCGATATCGAATAAAAAGCTTGGCTCATTTCGTGTTGCATAAACTTTTCGCTGCGCTTTTATAAACGACTGCATCCGTGGCCAAAACCCAAAATGACTATGCAAATCATTTGTATGAAAAAAATGAATCCTCTCGCGCACTATGGCCACCTCTTTCAAAAGTTAAAGTAATCCATCTAAAATCGAACGAATTCCTACTATTAATAAAATAATACGCAACACAACAACGAGCGTATTAGAATTTAATTTTTTATTCAATTCTGCCCCTATTTTTGCCCCCATATAGGCAGCAGGAATAACCGGTAGCGTATAAATCCACTGCACATGCCCGAAGTAGATATGACTAGCTGAATTGACAAGTGCTGTTAAAAACACTAAAAACATCGACGTCGCAATCGCCACATGTGGTGGGAATAAAAATAAAATAAGCATAGCCGGTACAAGCATCGAGCCGCCACCAATACCAAAAAGTCCTGAAAGTATGCCCACAAAAAAAGTTAACATCAGGGCAAACCAAATCGGATAGCCGTAAACAAACTCTTTTCCTGCCGAGTCCACGTATAAACGCTTCGTTCCATGTTTAACAAACCACTGAACAGGTTTTAAACGGTCCCTCACGAGTAAAATTGTTGCTAATACAATTAACAAAAGACCAAAATATAAATTAAATGATGGCAAATCAAGCCCTTTATTAATATAAGCACCAATTATTGTACCTGGCACACTACCCGCAAAGAAAATAAAGCCTGATTTAAAATCAACCATTTTTGATTTTACATAGGAAATAGTTGATGCGAGCCCCGTAAAAATCATCATAATAACCGATAAGCCAACTACCTTCTGCGGGGTCATATCCTGAATATAACCTAAATTAATGCCTACAAATATTGTTGCTGGCACTAAAATTACGCCACCACCTAGTCCAACAAGCGCACCAACAGCGCCTGAACATAGTGCAATGACAAATAAAAATATGAACTCCACAACTATTCTCCTTCAAACATGTTTAATTGCTTTGGTGATAATCCTTCATAATCTAGCTGTAACATCTGCTGTAAGCTTTTCGCATTCGCAGTTGCATGTCCCCCAGAGTTATTATTGAATAGCACGAAAACTTCCTTTGCTTGCTTTTGTAAAAACTGAATTTGTGTGCTAAGACCTTGTAGCTCTGACTCATTATAATCGTATAAAAATCGAACCTTGCGCCAATTTTCGTTATTGCCGATATTGCGCCAGCCATGTATATTGCGTCCATGAATACGTACGAGCGCTGTACTCGCTGTCGCAATTGCAACAAACGGAACCGATCCTACACCTGCTTGCGGTTCAACGCATTATATTAGATAACCCGTTGGGTGAAATTAACCTTTTCCTTTATTATCATATGTTATATCAATTTCCACACAATAAGACTTGGGTGGAATAAATTAAAAAACACATTTTTTGTTTATTTCATTGTATCTAATACATATTTATTCACCAAGGTATCGCTCTTTTCTAAGCTAAAAGAATAAAATTCTTTTACGATTTAATTTCTTCAATAACTGTAGAACCTCCTCTGTGTTTGCTCTTCTGTTCAACTCTTTTCCGATATAGTTGAAATACGAGAATAAACCCTGGCTTTTCTTTCAAACTTTTTCACCATAGACCCTCCTGCTCTGATGAATAAAAGAAGACCACAAATTAAGAGTGGTCATTCTTCTTAAATAAATATCCCATTGAAAAAATTCTAATGAGTCAAATTAAACATTTAAACTCTGCTTTAATGGAATAAATATGTTTTCATAATTAAATCGAACACATACACTTGAGAATTCATGTTCTAGAACTTTTAATTCTGTATTGTGTATTTCACTTTTTTCGTCAATATGAATAATCCTCTTAGGATTCATTGGGTCTAAAGCTATTATACCAAGGTCAAACAAAGTGTGATGATTCGGGCATAATGCAATCATATTAGGCAAATCATCCATTCCATTATGCTCTGTTCCATGAGGCTGTATATGATGGACTTCCGAATAAGAAATCGAATCTATTAAAGTAAAACTTGTTCCACATATTTGACAAGTATTATTGTACATTTTTTTATTTCTTTCACCTTTTTGGAGTCTCTATGCCGCTTCATAAGAATGTGGAGTAGTAGCTTATCTTGTTCATCCTCCAATTTTTCTTCTTCATCACTGGAGGTTTCTTCGTTATCATTTTCAAATGATGAAGTTTGATTAAAAAAATCGTTAAAACCGTAATATATCGTATGGTTTGTTGATTCACAATAATTTCCAAAAGCTTTTTGGATGAACTCTGGAAAACCAAATACCTCAATAATCCCATGCAGTGATGCACCTGATGAATTTAATAGTGAATGGTAAACCATATTCGTTTTTAAATGTTTTGCTTTTAAGATATTATTTAAATTCATTTGAACTGAAATATGTTTAAGTGAATAATTTAACAATTCGTGAGGTTGCTTCGGCTTTTGCCTCCAAAGGTTTTTGTCATATTTAAGATTACGGTTATCCCATATTACATAGATAAAGTCATCTTCACTAACAGATGCATTTATTCTACGCTCATAATATTTTCTTATATACTCTGCACATTTTCCTCTTATTATAATTCTTGGAATTGTTGATTTTTTTGAGTAATTAGGGACAGTTACAAAATCATTAGATATTTCCACATTTTCTAACTTTAAAGGAACAGGTGTATTATTGCTCTTAGAAAAATCACCAGTATCATAACCAGCAGATAAACAAAGGGCAATACATGCCTTTATTGTTGTAATGCCATCATATCAACATAATTTTAAGTGTACATAATCAATTTTTTTATTAAAACCCTTTAATCCCAAATATATCATCAATTAAATCAATATGTACATAAAAAATCGATGTACATATTAATCATTTAATATGTACAGTTTTGATTCTAGCATCTAAATTTATTAAAAAAAAGTTCACTTGCATTAAGTTAATGCAAGTGAACTTTCAAAGTAATTTATATTTTTAATAGCCGCATTTAACCTAACTTCAACATCCCTGTTTTACAAAAGAACATTAATAGATCACTGAAGAATTTTTCGAACTTGATGTATAAAGTGACTTTAGCATCTATTTCTTCACCGTTACATTCAATTACTACTAGCCGATCTTTTATTATCGAGGTCATTTTCGAAGTTTCACTGTATGTTAGAACTTCTATTATTGCACCTTTTCTTAAGTTGTCTAATTTTTCATCCCAATCATATCGATCACTATCATATTTTTGGTAATGCTTCACTAGGCGAATTGAAACTTCCCCACTCTTAATGTCATATTCAATATCCCCATGATTTAAAAAATCAATTACAATATCCATTTCTTCATCTGATCCGTAAAAGTAATACTTATATACATCATTGCTCATTACAGAACAAAGCTCTGAGAACTTCTTATTAAAATTATCTGTATTAACCATCTCTTCACTTCTCTCCTTACATGGTCACCTCATGCTATTTGCACATTTAAATTAGGTATTCACATCTTAATACTAAAAGATATTATAAAGCAAACGAAATTACCTTATAAGTTAAATATTTTATATTTAAGTAGTATTTTATGTTTCTTCTAGCTCAATTAGGCTTTAATTGAGGTGATTCAAATGAATTTAACAAAAAGAGTAGGTATGAACATTAGGGCAATAAGAAAGGCTCAAAAACTAACAATCGATGAATTAGCAGAGATGTGCGATTTTCAAGCTCCCTACTTATCAGACGTTGAACGTGGCGAAAGAAATATTACGTTACAAACATTAACGAAAATATTAGACGCTCTACAGGTCGATGCAGCGAATGTGCTCATACCCGAAGCAAGAGCACAACCTGATTCACCGAACAGTAGAAATGAGATTTTAAGCCTTTTAATAAATACACTGGAAGATAAAGATGAAGATGATATTCGCATGTTATTGAATGTATCTAATGAGATTTTTGGTCGATTTAAGGGAAATTAAAAGTGGCTTGGATCAAGAGGAGAAGCTCTTCAGAAAAATGCGGATTTGTAACGCTAAGAATATACAGGATTTTATACAGAATGAGGAATACGTTTTGTAAGCACAAATTCAATCGTTTCAACGTTTTAAACACGCTGCATAAATATTGTTGATAAGAAAAGCACGAAACGTTGATGTGACAACATTCGTGCTTTTTTCGTGTATTCCCAAACTTTTGTTTGGGAAATTTCTTTCGCTTAACGTTGTAAATACATATAAATCTGACCGGACCCTTTTAGATTAAAGTTAAATCGAAAGGTATTTTTTGCGTATTTATTATATCACCATCATTAAGTTCAAAAATCCGAGTTAAACCAGGTGCATATGAAGGACTTATGTTATTGGCGTTTTTAATTAAATAGGATTCAACTGTATTTTGGTAAATATATTTATTTTGCATCGTCATTTTTATTTTTTCGTTCTTGTTTCCAACCACAAGTTTTGGTGAGATCTTACTGGAACTTCCAATAGGGATAACGAAATCTAGAGTTTCGTTGGAATTCCAAGGGAATTGTCCATTTAAATTATAAATAGCTTCCACAGTAGTATTTAATATTAATGTGTCCTTAGTTGGATCATATAAAATATGACTTTGTAAAAATATAATTCCTGAAGTTGAAGAATAATTATTTTTAAATCGCTTTAAAAAATGTTCACACACGTTTGTTATATCGAGATATCTAGGGATTTTAATAACAGTAATATTTTTCTTATTGAGTTTAGTGACATCTTTAAATTTGGCATTCGCTTTTTTTATGATTCGGTCAATTCTTGATAGCTCATTTTCCAAACTAAAATCAAAAAAAGAAGTGTAATCATAACTTATATTATTAAGTGAGTAGCCTTGGGTACCAGGTATTGTAGGTAATCTATGTTTGAAAGAATAATAATTATCAGAACAAATAAATTCAGTAGGTTCTTGTTGTTTAAAATATCTTTCTATATTTGCACCAAACATAAATTTAATTTGTTCCAGTGTAGGAAAAGAATCTATCCTATTTACTTGTGAGGTTAACGTCCAACCAGTAACATTATAATCTTTTTGAGCCTGAATAAATTTATTCTCGGTATCTTTTGAATATGTTTCGAATTCGTAGTAATTGTCGGAAGGAAGACAGACTTTACAGGAAACTTGCAATTCTGTGCCTTTTAAAGTTGTAATATCTAGATCATAACCTTGAGCTGAAGGTGGTAGTAGTTGAACTTTATATTTATTTTCAGAAAAAAGGGTACTGACTAAAAGTTCGAAAATATACCCATTTTGATTTGAAATTTGTTTTCCTAATATTTCAGTTTTTTTTCCATCAAAATCCGTTCTCTTATGACCTTGTTTTCTTAAGTATAAAATTGAGTAGCCAATTAAATATAGTTCTGTGTCTGAAGCCCAATTAGGGTTTTGCCACATTATTTGAATAGGGTGTGTTCCTTTTTCTTGATTAAGCCATTCTTTCCCCAGCCACCATTGACATGCAGCGTAGACTTTAATTAAATTTTTTCTAGAAATATGTTGACTTAAAGTAGATCCTATTTGTGAAATTCCCTTCATAATATACTCCTTTTATTTAGTGGAAATATTGTATACTTATATAAATTTTATTCGCTATCTTACAATAAAAAATCAAACCATTTCACTAAGTCTCTATTATTATGTGAAACATCTTCTAAAATTGGTTTTTCTAAAAATATAATGTTATATTCTATTGCTGAGTCTAAGTAATTTAAATTCTCTTCTATTATAGAGAAAAATATTTGTCTATTAAGACTAAAAAGGTTATTTTCAACATATTTAAACATTGCTGATTTAAATTCTTGTGAAGTTTCATTTTTAATAAAAGAGTCCATACCAAATGGCAATATATAATTAGAATGACTAACAATAATATTAAAATAGATAATATATAGTGCTAAAATATTTTGATTGGCATCATTACCACTCGATTTAATTTCTCTAAAATCGAAATATTCAATCGCATTTAGATTAATTTCTTTCAACTGAAGATTAGCTTTATTTTTCAATTGCTGAAACAAAGTTTTACTTTTTATGGATTTTTCTTTGATTGTTTTTTTTCTATCACTAATTGACTTAGCTATTTCATTTTTTCTTTCTGTCTTAGTTAAAATTTCATTTTTTATTATTCGTTCTGTAAATAAATAATTTTGAGCCAATCTTTTATTAGTTTCTAACTCGATATAATGATTTACATTTGCTGATTTTTCTAATTCAATTAGCGATTCTTTAAGCCTTGTATATAAATTAGTATTTTCTACTTTTATGTTTATAAGAAACTCTAATTTATTTTCAAATTTATTTAATTCATTCTGTTTTATATCTACTTGATGATTAATTTCAAATAAATTGTTTCTTATTTTTAATCGTGTTAGAGACTGTTCATATGTTAGTTTTGAATTACAATGCTTACACTCATATTTTATTTCCGTCTGTATTTCCTTATAACTAGCTGCTAATTTTTCCAATTCGTTTATATCGTATTTCAAAGTGTCAATCTTCTTTTGGATTGTAAAAACTTTATTATTATTTTCAGCAATTACTATTCCAATCTCATTAAATTTATTTAGATGTTCCTCTATTTGTTTTTGATAATACTTTATATCAATTTCTTTATTTTGATTTGTGGCTATATATTTTTGCTGGGATTCTAATAAAATTAAAGAACTCAATTTCCGATTAGCAGTTAAAATTTCTTTCGACAAATTTGCTTTTTTAACTTCTAATTCGATAATATCGGCATTAGATAAACCTATGTAATACTCTAAAACATCTTTAACTATATTACTGTATCTACCATAAGAATCAGATGAATTCTTAAAAATATAACCACTCCATGATTTATCTTGATCTACATAAAACGGTAACAAAACCTCACTTGCATATACGCTTTTTAATTCTTCGCTCATTTTTTCTTTTGAAAGAATATTAATTCCTATCTTATTTTGTAACCATACTGAATATTCCATTTCTGTTAATGGAGATTTCTCTTCATCAATGTAAAATAAATTTTTTAATCTAGTAATTTTATACTCAGTTCCATTAAATAAAATACAGA
Proteins encoded in this window:
- a CDS encoding HD-GYP domain-containing protein, encoding MRLISINVLKAGMVVGRTIWNEAGHPLLQKDAVVSERIIDRLRQLNIRYLYIEDKISTGIEVEETVSPAKRIKAVKNITDSFIAVKQVKSGQASYVLDQQSKVIGSIVEDLLNSILDSKEILTVLTDAYLYDEYLYQHSFQVTLYSIAIAKEMGYSYEDLRLIGIGAMLHDVGKLLIPSEILFKPGRLTTEEFEVMKQHTRYGFDLLRNLHSVSLLVAHCAFQHHERIDGSGYPRGIVDFEIHPFAKVIGVADVFDAVTSNRVYREKMLPSQGIAIIEGGSGKIYDARVVEALKRSIVHYPNGCIVVLSDLRRGIVSKQNMDNPARPWVRVFQEDETMLTATYEMSLAEYPDVQVEKVETDYVTYVE
- a CDS encoding bifunctional metallophosphatase/5'-nucleotidase, coding for MRERIHFFHTNDLHSHFGFWPRMQSFIKAQRKVYATRNEPSFLFDIGDHMDRSNIYTEATLGRGNVEILNAAQYDVVTIGNNEGITLSYEELRTLYAEAEFEVVVANLQALDGENPQWLKPYTILTTKFGTKIAVIGATAQFDAFYRALNWEVSEPRAKLIELAISLRDQVDIILCLSHLGITEDELLAKECAAIDVIFGSHTHHILPEGKLVNDVLLTGGGKFGQFIGHLTIEFDHDSKCIVDKLDTLYENALLPEVDGETAWLNTLHEHAKTLLEQPYFTTTKTYFKEWFHRSQLSNLFAHALLDYTQADCAMFNAGIFVEDMNKGDISAYDIHKILPHPINTCVLHLTGSELKEVFLQTKNEEWPLLEIKGLGFRGVIFGKLLTYSFKMNDKRELIVNGQVADPEKIYKLATLDLFTFGYFFPNFKYAKKEYFLPLFLRDIFRESCKMKFK
- a CDS encoding helix-turn-helix domain-containing protein, whose protein sequence is MNLTKRVGMNIRAIRKAQKLTIDELAEMCDFQAPYLSDVERGERNITLQTLTKILDALQVDAANVLIPEARAQPDSPNSRNEILSLLINTLEDKDEDDIRMLLNVSNEIFGRFKGN
- a CDS encoding HNH endonuclease; amino-acid sequence: MYNNTCQICGTSFTLIDSISYSEVHHIQPHGTEHNGMDDLPNMIALCPNHHTLFDLGIIALDPMNPKRIIHIDEKSEIHNTELKVLEHEFSSVCVRFNYENIFIPLKQSLNV
- a CDS encoding sulfite exporter TauE/SafE family protein, with translation MEFIFLFVIALCSGAVGALVGLGGGVILVPATIFVGINLGYIQDMTPQKVVGLSVIMMIFTGLASTISYVKSKMVDFKSGFIFFAGSVPGTIIGAYINKGLDLPSFNLYFGLLLIVLATILLVRDRLKPVQWFVKHGTKRLYVDSAGKEFVYGYPIWFALMLTFFVGILSGLFGIGGGSMLVPAMLILFLFPPHVAIATSMFLVFLTALVNSASHIYFGHVQWIYTLPVIPAAYMGAKIGAELNKKLNSNTLVVVLRIILLIVGIRSILDGLL